The DNA sequence CGTGGCGTCCGCAGCTTGCGGCTGACCATTGCTCATGATGGAGCCATAAAAGTCAGCATGCCATATTGGCTGCCCTACGCCGCAGGGGCAGAGTTTGCTCGCAGCAAACGAGCCTGGATACAGACCAAGCAGGTTGTCACCCAACCCCTGGTCCATGGTACCCGTATTGGCAAATCTCATCACCTGAGCTTTATTGCCGAAAGGGGCCGTACTACCATGGCCACTCGCATAACCACCACGGGCGAAATTCGGATCTATCACCCGCATACCGTGCAGTCCTCGCACCAGAGCGTCCAGGATGCCGCTGTCAAAGCCAGCGTCAGGGCCCTGAAGAAACAAGCCCAACGGCTGCTGCCAGGACGCCTGAGGTTTCTGGCCGGGCAACACGGCTTTCAGTACGGCACGGTCAAGATAAAGCGAATGACCAGCCGTTGGGGCAGCTGCACCGACCAGAAAGACATAGTGCTCAATTGCTACCTCATGCAACTCCCATGGCACCTCATAGACTACGTGCTACTGCACGAACTGTTGCACACCCGCATTATGGCCCACGGCCAACCATTTTGGTCCGAGATGGAAGCATTTGTGCCTAACATACAGGCAGTTCGCAAAGAGATAAAGGCCTACCGCCCAATTTTGCAGACTAGCTAACAGCTCTAGGTGGTGGAAACCACAAGCTTTGTCTATACTGGGTGTTAATGGCCAGCACCAAACATCCGCCAGTTGTCACTCCAAAAATTGCCGAGCTGGAGCGCGAGCGGCTTATAAGTCTCATCAACAGCATGGGCGACGGTGTTGTAGCCATAGACGAAAACTTCAAGATCGTGGTTACCAACGGTGCGGCGCTAAACATACTGGACATCAACACCTCTCTGGCAAACCGCAAAGTCACAGACATCCTGCACCTGATAGACAAGAACAACAAACCCATCAAGCTAGAAAAGCTCATAGCCGACACCAAGACGTCGCTGGCCTCACGCGACTGGAAACTAAAGTACGCCGACAACAACGTCATCAATCTGTACACCAGCATAGCCCCGGTACGCCTGGGCTATGGCCAGAAGGGCATGAAGGGCTATGTCATACTGCTGCGTGATATCACGCGCGAAAAGTCGCTCGAAGAAGAGCGGGACGAGTTCATTAGCGTAGCCAGCCACGAGTTGCGCACACCGTTGGCTATTGCCGAAGGCAACATCAGCAATGCCGAATTTATTTTTCACAAATCTGGCAGCGAAGACAAGGCTGTGTCTGACGCCCTGGCCCAAGCCCATACCCAGATAACTTTTCTGGCTGGTCTAGTAAACGACCTAGCCACCTTGTCCCGGGCCGAACGCGGCAACCTGACCCTGGATATCGAATCCATAAACGCCCACGAGGTGGTCAACGAAGTAGCCAAAGCCTATCAGCCAGAGGCCGCCGCTAAACAACTAGGGATAAAGACAGAGCTAGATCCATCGCTAGAACTCATCAAATCCGGCAAACTGTACGTGCGTGAAATTTTGCAAAACTTTGTCACCAACGCCATCAAATACACAGAGAAGGGGCATGTCACCATTGGCGCCCGAAAAGCTGCGGGCGGGGTAAAATTTTATGTAGCAGACACCGGCATTGGCATCAGCAAGACCGACCAACAGAAAGTCTTCGAAAAATTCTTTCGTTCAGAAGATTACCGCACCCGCGTCAACAACGGCACCGGCCTAGGCCTGTATGTCACCCAAAAACTGGCTAGCCTCCTCAAGGCAAAAATAGAGGTAGAGAGCGAACTAGACAAAGGCTCCACCTTCACTATTTTTATCCCCAATCTTCGATGAACAACAGTGCAGCTACAGGATCAGCCAGCATCGCCAAAAATTACATCGACCAGCCTTGCCTTGTCATAAGAAGCGTTCATGTTTAGCTTCAAGAACTCATTTTTAGTAAACCATCCCCATTTTGCAACATGGTCGGTTTTCTTAAGCAACTCCTCTGGCACTGATGCCCTGAAGAATAAGTTCATCCGCGGGACAGCATTCACAACGTTTCCAATGTTGTAATGCACAATCTGAAAATCAGACGAAACCTCTTTAGCTGAGACACCAAGTTCTTCCTCTACTTCACGCATCAGAGATATTTCAACCGCTTCGCCGTGGTCTACCCCACCGCCAGGCAGTGCCCACCACATATCCTGGGCCTCTTTAACCAAAAGTACTCTGTCGTTTTGAACTATTAACACCCTTATCGCGACGCGGTACAAGCAATCATCGATATCGTTTAATCGTGGATCTATTTGCATGCTCTAAGCATACCTTATCTGATAACTCGCGGCTCCATAGCTGCAGTACGTGCCAACATGTACCTTGCTTATTTTTGATCAAGAGGCGGCAGCTTTGGGTAGACGTGCATGACCGGGATGCAGATGTTACGACCTTTCCAATCTATAACCGAGAATTCGTAGCGATACATCGATATCAGGCCATAAGCCAGCTCCATGGCCGCAGCAACCGGAAAGTTCACGAGCGCTATCGGTACATTCCCGGGGTTGCTCACATAGACAATCAGTACGTGGGTTGCTACTAGCAGCACACAGGCCGCAGCGGCCAGCGCCTGCGTCGCCCCAAATCCCCAGGCGATACCCGACAGCACAACCACAAAAGGCCCATGCACCAAAAAGATCTGTATGCAGGTCAGGGCAAAGGCAACCTCTGGACGGCGCCGAATCTGCGGGTAGTGCATGCGAATAGCCGTGTCTTGCTGGTCGTTTGGGCTCTTTCTGGTCTGCACGTCTAGTTCGTCGTCGGCCCGCACAAAGCTATAGCCATCAGTCTTCAGCAGAGCACGGGCAAAGTATCCCTCGGGAATAATGGCGTGGCTTACTGCCCCAAATCCACCAAGCTTCTGGAGGGCCTTGCGCCGGATAACCCAGCACGTGCTCAAAACCGGCGGACGATTCACGTAGCGGCGTGGCAGCGCCAATTCCCACCAGTAGCGCATGGGCTGTACAAATGCCACCAGCGGGTTGCTATCCATACGACGTGGCAACACGCTAACCATATCTTTTTTACGTTCTTGGGCAGTTGCTACCAACGCTTTTATGGTGTGCGGGCCCAGACGTACGTCGACCCCACAGAATAAAATGAACTCGCCATTGGCCTCGCTAGCCAGCCGATCATACGCCTGATTCTTGGCCAGCCAACGGTCTTCCGGGGGACTTCCTTTGATAAACCGCACGCCGTCCTGGGCAAAGGATTTGATAACATCAGCTGTCTTGTCCTGAGAACAATCGTCCAGCACGAGTATCTCCAGCTTTGGATAGTCGCTGGCCACTACAGATTTCAGACAAGCCTCTAGGTCAGCAGTTTCGTTGCGAGCCGGAATGGCCACCGTAACGGTTGGCATGTCGCGATCAGCCGTATGCGAAGAACGAGGTACGTGACGTGATTTTATGAGGTTGCGTATAGTCAGCAACAGAACGCCCGCAGCCCCCACCAACTGCACCGCAGCCAAGGGTCCCAAGACGTCCCTAAACGTAGCCGGCACGGTGCTTAGCAAGAGGACCGTCGCTACCTGCAAAAATCCCAGCACCAAGCCTGTCCGTCGAGTACTATGCAGCAGATAGCTTTGGTGCATCCGACCTTGCGCGATTCGCAGTTGGTTAAACAAACGGAAGCTTGCAATCAGAACCACCACAAATGCCAGAACGGTTCCATACTCATAGAGAATACCCGCCGCTCCGAAAGCTGTGAGCATAATAGGCAACGCCACCCAAATGCGGCGGCCGCGCCACATAAAACGTCCCGTGTATAATACCCATTCCAGGGCAACACTTAGGAGAAGCAAAAGCGCGATCATTTCCTACTGACTATAGCATCTCTTAATGGCAATCGCTTGGTATCCTTAGGGTTTGCCTTCCGTGAGTCATGTGATATGCTTGACATGTGCAAGAACTACCGTACGTGGTAGTTTTTTAAATTCAGGAGTATACCAGAGTGGCAGAAGCAAAGAAGAAGCGTCGCGTAGTCAAGCAAGTCGAGACCGTTCGCGAACAAGCAAATAAGGCTCAAGCAGCCCCAGCCAAAGAGCGACGTGCTCGCCGCACGGCATCAATCGCCGCCAAGCCCATTCGGGCAACTGGTCGAGTGGTCGCCAAAGGCGCCCGACCATTTAGTTTCCTACTAAAGCCCTTCAAGACCCGGCCCTTACGTTTTGTGGGACGTCTTTTGTATAAAATCCTCTTTATTGGATACTTCCGCAGCAGCTGGCAAGAAGTCCGCAAGGTAGAATGGCCCGGCAGTCGCGAAACCGTCAAACTGACCTTTGCGGTGTTTGTGTTTGCCATTACCTTTGGCCTGGTGGTAGCCCTGGTAGATTTTGGCCTGGATAAAGTCTTTAAACAATTACTATTGAGCTAGGGTGGACAAGGAGAGATTATGACGAAACGCTATGACGCCAGCAAACAATGGTACGCCATCCATACCTACAGCGGCTACGAAGAAAAGGTGGCTGAAAGTATCCGCCAACGCGCCGATTCTTTAGACATGAAAGACAAGATCTTTCAGGTATTAGTCCCCAAAGAAAAAATGATCGAAGTTAAAAACGGCAAACGCAAGGTTGTAGAAAAGCGTATTTTCCAGGGCTATGTTTTGGTTCAGATGAAGATGAGTGAAGACGCCTGGTATATTGTACGCAACACCCCTAGTGTTACTGGGTTTGTAGGCAGCGGCTCAGAACCAACACCCGTTGGTAACGACGAGATGGAAAAGATCATGAAGCGCATGGGCCGCGAAGAGCCCAAGCACAAGATCGACTACCGCATTGGCGAAGTTGTGAGTATTACCGACGGACCATTCAAGAGCTTTGATGGAACCATCAACGAGATTGACCCTGCCAAGGGCAAGCTAAAAGTCTTAGTTAACATGTTCGGCCGCGAAACACCGGTAGAGCTAGACAGTCTCCAGGTCAAACGCGTCTAAGAGCCTGTTCCAGATCTCGCTTACATGGCTGACCTCACCCCCGAGGCCATAGCTACCGTACCGTATCATGCACTAGAAAAAGGGCATGTGGTCTATTTGCAGCAACTTGATTTAGATGGACTTTCATCTGTTATTCGTGAGGCGCTTGCCCAGGACCCACCCAAGACACACTCGTGGCGACTATTGGTGGCATGGGTATTGGAGCCTTCAGTGAAATCCCAAAAGTCCCGGGCAATGCCGGTGCCCCCTTACTCTTCGGTGCGCATCTGATTGGGCAGCTCAGGCTGAACGAACGGCTCGGTCTTGAAC is a window from the Verrucomicrobiia bacterium genome containing:
- a CDS encoding ATP-binding protein; this translates as MASTKHPPVVTPKIAELERERLISLINSMGDGVVAIDENFKIVVTNGAALNILDINTSLANRKVTDILHLIDKNNKPIKLEKLIADTKTSLASRDWKLKYADNNVINLYTSIAPVRLGYGQKGMKGYVILLRDITREKSLEEERDEFISVASHELRTPLAIAEGNISNAEFIFHKSGSEDKAVSDALAQAHTQITFLAGLVNDLATLSRAERGNLTLDIESINAHEVVNEVAKAYQPEAAAKQLGIKTELDPSLELIKSGKLYVREILQNFVTNAIKYTEKGHVTIGARKAAGGVKFYVADTGIGISKTDQQKVFEKFFRSEDYRTRVNNGTGLGLYVTQKLASLLKAKIEVESELDKGSTFTIFIPNLR
- the nusG gene encoding transcription termination/antitermination protein NusG: MTKRYDASKQWYAIHTYSGYEEKVAESIRQRADSLDMKDKIFQVLVPKEKMIEVKNGKRKVVEKRIFQGYVLVQMKMSEDAWYIVRNTPSVTGFVGSGSEPTPVGNDEMEKIMKRMGREEPKHKIDYRIGEVVSITDGPFKSFDGTINEIDPAKGKLKVLVNMFGRETPVELDSLQVKRV
- a CDS encoding glycosyltransferase family 2 protein produces the protein MIALLLLLSVALEWVLYTGRFMWRGRRIWVALPIMLTAFGAAGILYEYGTVLAFVVVLIASFRLFNQLRIAQGRMHQSYLLHSTRRTGLVLGFLQVATVLLLSTVPATFRDVLGPLAAVQLVGAAGVLLLTIRNLIKSRHVPRSSHTADRDMPTVTVAIPARNETADLEACLKSVVASDYPKLEILVLDDCSQDKTADVIKSFAQDGVRFIKGSPPEDRWLAKNQAYDRLASEANGEFILFCGVDVRLGPHTIKALVATAQERKKDMVSVLPRRMDSNPLVAFVQPMRYWWELALPRRYVNRPPVLSTCWVIRRKALQKLGGFGAVSHAIIPEGYFARALLKTDGYSFVRADDELDVQTRKSPNDQQDTAIRMHYPQIRRRPEVAFALTCIQIFLVHGPFVVVLSGIAWGFGATQALAAAACVLLVATHVLIVYVSNPGNVPIALVNFPVAAAMELAYGLISMYRYEFSVIDWKGRNICIPVMHVYPKLPPLDQK
- a CDS encoding SprT family zinc-dependent metalloprotease, translated to MAVKVVTIPDLGTVHLYKRRGVRSLRLTIAHDGAIKVSMPYWLPYAAGAEFARSKRAWIQTKQVVTQPLVHGTRIGKSHHLSFIAERGRTTMATRITTTGEIRIYHPHTVQSSHQSVQDAAVKASVRALKKQAQRLLPGRLRFLAGQHGFQYGTVKIKRMTSRWGSCTDQKDIVLNCYLMQLPWHLIDYVLLHELLHTRIMAHGQPFWSEMEAFVPNIQAVRKEIKAYRPILQTS
- a CDS encoding NUDIX domain-containing protein; protein product: MQIDPRLNDIDDCLYRVAIRVLIVQNDRVLLVKEAQDMWWALPGGGVDHGEAVEISLMREVEEELGVSAKEVSSDFQIVHYNIGNVVNAVPRMNLFFRASVPEELLKKTDHVAKWGWFTKNEFLKLNMNASYDKARLVDVIFGDAG
- the secE gene encoding preprotein translocase subunit SecE, whose protein sequence is MAEAKKKRRVVKQVETVREQANKAQAAPAKERRARRTASIAAKPIRATGRVVAKGARPFSFLLKPFKTRPLRFVGRLLYKILFIGYFRSSWQEVRKVEWPGSRETVKLTFAVFVFAITFGLVVALVDFGLDKVFKQLLLS